A window of the Rhodococcus sp. 4CII genome harbors these coding sequences:
- the metE gene encoding 5-methyltetrahydropteroyltriglutamate--homocysteine S-methyltransferase: MTTLFTATVLGSPRIGPNRELKKAVEGYWAGRIDADALATVGNQLREQTWTAQRDAGLDSIPVGTFSYYDQVLDTAVLLGALPDRVADLDNPLDRYFAAARGTDTVTPLEMTKWFDTNYHYLVPEITPNTTFTLDASKVIAELGEALELGIAARPVVIGPVTFLMLSKAVGSDAPLLDRIDEIVPLYADLLGQLYDAGAEWVQIDEPALVADRTPEEIATAKRVYDQLSAVESRPALLLASYFGSLGDALPALASTGVEGLAVDLVAGSDTLASVPELSRKHLVAGVVDGRNIWRTDLEDALGTLGTLLGSTGSIAVSTSCSLLHVPYTLGAEKNVDKALRSWLAFGTEKVREVVTLAAALTQGRETVEEEFALARAAASTRATDPRLRDGAIRGRLESILSSDGGRSPADQRRQAQAGLELPLLPTTTIGSYPQTTQIRVARAALRRGEIDEAEYLARMRAEIADVVALQEKLGLDVLVHGEPERNDMVQYFAEQLDGFFATENGWVQSYGSRCVRPPILYGDVRRPNPMTVDWITYAQSLTERPVKGMLTGPVTILAWSFVRDDQPLADSANQVALAIRDETVDLQGAGIRIVQVDEPALRELLPLRAAEKPAYLDWSVGAFRLATSGVADSTQIHTHLCYSEFGEVIDAIANLDADVTSIEAARSHMEVLGDLNAVGFDLGVGPGVYDIHSPRVPSVEEITVSLKEALKAVPAQRLWVNPDCGLKTRGTVEVKASLRNLVDAAKLVRASL; this comes from the coding sequence GTGACCACCCTCTTCACCGCGACCGTACTGGGCTCACCTCGTATCGGTCCGAACCGCGAACTCAAAAAGGCCGTCGAAGGCTACTGGGCAGGCCGAATCGACGCCGACGCCCTGGCCACCGTCGGGAACCAGCTCCGCGAGCAGACCTGGACCGCGCAGCGCGACGCCGGCCTCGACTCGATCCCCGTGGGCACCTTCTCGTACTACGACCAGGTCCTCGACACCGCCGTCCTGCTCGGCGCCCTGCCCGACCGCGTCGCCGACCTCGACAACCCACTGGACCGGTACTTCGCCGCCGCCCGCGGCACCGACACCGTCACCCCCTTGGAGATGACCAAGTGGTTCGACACCAACTACCACTACCTGGTCCCGGAGATCACCCCGAACACCACCTTCACCCTGGATGCATCGAAGGTGATCGCCGAGCTCGGCGAAGCACTGGAGCTGGGGATCGCGGCCCGCCCCGTGGTGATCGGCCCGGTGACGTTCCTGATGCTGTCGAAGGCCGTCGGCTCGGACGCACCCCTGCTCGACCGGATCGACGAGATCGTGCCGCTGTATGCGGACCTGCTCGGTCAGCTCTACGACGCCGGCGCCGAGTGGGTGCAGATCGACGAGCCCGCCCTGGTCGCCGACCGCACCCCGGAGGAGATCGCCACCGCGAAGCGGGTCTACGACCAGCTTTCCGCAGTCGAATCCCGCCCCGCGCTCCTGCTCGCGTCGTACTTCGGCAGCCTCGGCGACGCACTGCCTGCGCTCGCATCGACCGGCGTCGAAGGCCTGGCGGTCGATCTGGTCGCCGGATCCGACACCCTCGCCTCGGTTCCCGAGCTGTCCCGCAAGCACCTCGTGGCAGGCGTCGTGGACGGCCGCAACATCTGGCGCACCGACCTCGAGGACGCCCTCGGCACGCTCGGCACGTTGCTGGGCAGTACCGGGTCGATCGCGGTCTCGACGTCGTGCTCGCTGCTGCACGTCCCCTACACCCTGGGCGCCGAGAAGAACGTGGACAAGGCGCTGCGCTCGTGGCTGGCGTTCGGCACCGAAAAGGTCCGGGAAGTCGTCACCCTCGCCGCTGCCCTCACCCAGGGCCGCGAGACGGTCGAGGAGGAGTTCGCCCTCGCCCGCGCGGCCGCGTCGACCCGCGCCACCGACCCCCGGTTGCGCGACGGTGCGATCCGGGGCCGGCTCGAGTCGATCCTGAGCTCCGACGGCGGCCGTTCCCCGGCGGATCAGCGCCGGCAGGCGCAGGCCGGGCTGGAGTTGCCGCTGCTGCCGACCACCACCATCGGCTCGTACCCGCAGACGACGCAGATTCGTGTGGCCCGGGCGGCGCTGCGCAGGGGTGAGATCGACGAGGCCGAGTACCTGGCCCGGATGCGCGCCGAGATCGCCGATGTGGTGGCGCTGCAGGAAAAGTTGGGACTCGACGTGCTGGTGCACGGCGAGCCGGAACGTAACGACATGGTGCAGTACTTCGCCGAGCAGTTGGACGGGTTCTTCGCCACCGAGAACGGGTGGGTGCAGTCGTACGGGTCCCGGTGCGTGCGTCCGCCGATCCTGTACGGGGATGTGCGACGGCCGAACCCGATGACCGTCGACTGGATCACGTACGCGCAGTCGCTCACCGAGCGTCCGGTCAAGGGGATGCTGACCGGTCCGGTGACGATCCTGGCGTGGTCGTTCGTGCGCGACGATCAGCCGCTGGCGGACTCGGCGAACCAGGTGGCCCTGGCGATTCGCGACGAGACGGTGGATCTGCAGGGCGCCGGGATCCGGATCGTGCAGGTGGACGAGCCGGCGCTGCGGGAGCTGCTGCCGCTGCGGGCGGCGGAGAAGCCCGCGTACCTGGACTGGTCGGTCGGGGCGTTCCGGCTGGCGACGTCGGGGGTGGCGGACTCGACACAGATCCACACCCACCTGTGCTATTCGGAGTTCGGTGAGGTCATCGACGCCATCGCGAACCTCGACGCCGACGTGACGTCGATCGAGGCTGCCCGCTCGCACATGGAGGTCCTGGGTGACCTGAACGCGGTCGGCTTCGACCTCGGCGTCGGTCCGGGTGTCTACGACATTCACTCCCCGCGGGTGCCGAGTGTCGAGGAGATCACGGTGTCGTTGAAGGAGGCGCTCAAAGCGGTTCCGGCGCAGCGGTTGTGGGTCAACCCGGACTGCGGACTGAAGACCCGCGGCACGGTGGAGGTGAAGGCGTCGCTGCGCAACCTGGTCGACGCCGCGAAGCTGGTCCGCGCCAGCCTCTGA
- a CDS encoding enoyl-CoA hydratase, which yields MTTTRAAVSPEPPTRELIVDQVDAVVTVTFNRPGKLNALTPQMYEELGQVCDRVNADPSVRLLVLRGSGRAFAAGSDIAHFRSFANGEDGVAYEDRFVSILELLEGVRVPTLAVVDGVCAGAGLVLAAACDVRIATTGSMFGLPIARTLGNALSAYPLALLADRIGSARLTAMVARAKMLPAVEAAAIGFVAEVTGPDCFDALVAEVTGELLVAAPLTVVSTREVLRRIRVAGLPDSADLIRAVYGSTDFQAGVAAFLRGERAVWSGT from the coding sequence ATGACAACCACCAGGGCGGCGGTGTCCCCCGAGCCCCCGACACGCGAGCTGATCGTCGACCAGGTGGACGCGGTCGTGACCGTCACCTTCAACCGGCCAGGCAAGCTCAACGCGCTGACACCGCAGATGTACGAGGAGCTCGGGCAGGTATGCGACCGGGTGAACGCGGATCCTTCGGTGAGGCTGCTGGTGTTGCGGGGATCGGGTCGGGCCTTCGCGGCGGGATCGGACATCGCGCACTTCCGGTCGTTCGCCAACGGGGAGGACGGGGTGGCGTACGAGGACCGGTTCGTGTCGATCCTCGAACTGCTGGAGGGGGTTCGGGTGCCGACGCTGGCGGTGGTCGACGGGGTGTGCGCGGGGGCAGGGTTGGTGCTGGCGGCCGCGTGCGATGTCCGGATCGCGACGACGGGCTCGATGTTCGGGCTGCCGATCGCCCGGACCCTGGGCAATGCGCTCTCGGCGTATCCCTTGGCACTGCTCGCCGATCGGATCGGGTCCGCCCGGCTGACCGCAATGGTCGCGAGAGCGAAGATGCTGCCCGCCGTCGAGGCCGCGGCGATCGGGTTCGTCGCCGAGGTCACCGGCCCCGACTGCTTCGATGCGCTCGTGGCGGAGGTGACCGGTGAGTTATTGGTGGCGGCGCCGTTGACGGTGGTCTCGACGCGGGAGGTGCTGCGCCGCATCCGTGTCGCTGGGTTGCCGGACTCCGCGGATCTGATCCGCGCGGTGTATGGCAGCACCGATTTCCAGGCCGGGGTGGCGGCGTTCCTGCGGGGCGAACGCGCGGTGTGGTCAGGGACCTGA
- a CDS encoding helix-turn-helix domain-containing protein, which yields MPSQKKRPVTLSSADREFLERLTTTGVHPASMIRRARVLLALDTSAGVVDEKKVIAARLGVSGETVRLVAKRFAETGQDVEATIGRKQRDLPPVPSQITGEIEARLIALACTQPPAGHARWSLRLLEKHVALVDDIPDLDHSTIGRILKKRNFVLT from the coding sequence ATGCCTTCGCAGAAGAAGCGTCCGGTGACGTTGAGCTCGGCTGATCGTGAATTCTTGGAACGATTGACCACCACCGGGGTGCATCCGGCCTCGATGATCCGCCGAGCCCGGGTGTTGCTGGCGCTGGACACCTCGGCCGGGGTGGTCGATGAGAAGAAGGTGATCGCGGCACGGCTGGGCGTCTCGGGTGAGACGGTGCGACTGGTGGCCAAGCGGTTCGCTGAAACCGGTCAGGACGTGGAAGCCACGATCGGACGCAAGCAGCGTGACCTCCCACCGGTGCCGTCGCAGATCACCGGCGAGATCGAGGCCAGATTGATTGCGTTGGCGTGCACACAGCCCCCGGCGGGGCATGCCCGGTGGTCGCTGCGACTGCTGGAGAAGCACGTCGCCCTGGTCGACGACATCCCCGACCTGGACCACTCGACCATCGGCCGGATCTTAAAAAAACGAAACTTCGTCCTCACCTGA
- a CDS encoding transposase produces the protein MRHGTCSIFCWVEPLAGWRRVDAQPRRTKVDWARQVKELLCVDYPDAETVVLVMDNLNTHGIGSLYEAFEPAEAFALAQRLEIHHTPKHGSWLNIAEIELSVLTRQCLDRRIEDLETLGAELAAWQRQTNADQRQVQWHFTTDDARIKLRHLYPKT, from the coding sequence GTGCGGCACGGGACCTGCTCGATCTTCTGCTGGGTCGAGCCCCTGGCCGGCTGGCGGCGTGTCGATGCCCAGCCCCGGCGCACCAAGGTCGACTGGGCCCGGCAGGTCAAAGAGCTACTGTGCGTGGACTACCCGGACGCAGAGACGGTGGTGCTGGTGATGGACAACCTCAATACTCACGGCATCGGATCGCTCTACGAGGCCTTCGAGCCGGCCGAGGCGTTCGCGCTCGCGCAGCGGCTCGAGATCCACCACACCCCCAAACACGGCTCGTGGCTCAACATCGCCGAGATCGAGCTCTCGGTGCTGACCCGGCAGTGCCTGGACCGGCGCATCGAGGACCTCGAGACACTGGGCGCCGAACTCGCCGCCTGGCAACGACAGACCAATGCCGATCAACGTCAGGTCCAGTGGCACTTCACCACCGACGACGCCCGCATCAAACTCCGCCACCTATATCCCAAGACTTAG
- a CDS encoding DnaB-like helicase N-terminal domain-containing protein — MPSRKDRPVTAAALALVPDDTAVDTDQIQGLEIDTNTHTDVEALCLCALLWAPTEAAARAVAALEAEDFERPIHRELFTVIARLVRAGKPHDTTMVAAELERTGNLAGHHGSERSRYLANITTRGADRIAVDHYTRTVVSQAYRRSFRAAAQSLAQAAEQLPEDQLFEHMVALGRRQRVATNRLNHLRGEGQ, encoded by the coding sequence ATGCCATCACGAAAGGACCGCCCAGTGACCGCCGCCGCCCTCGCGCTCGTCCCGGATGACACCGCCGTCGACACCGACCAGATTCAGGGCCTCGAAATCGACACCAATACTCATACCGATGTCGAGGCCCTCTGCCTGTGTGCTCTCTTGTGGGCGCCCACTGAGGCTGCGGCCCGGGCTGTCGCCGCCCTCGAGGCCGAAGATTTCGAACGACCCATCCACCGCGAACTGTTCACCGTGATCGCCCGACTCGTGCGCGCCGGAAAACCCCACGACACCACGATGGTCGCCGCCGAACTCGAACGCACCGGAAACCTCGCCGGCCACCACGGCTCCGAACGGTCTCGCTACCTGGCGAACATCACCACCCGCGGAGCCGATCGCATCGCCGTCGACCACTACACCCGCACCGTTGTCAGCCAGGCGTACCGGCGCAGCTTCCGCGCCGCCGCCCAGTCCCTCGCGCAAGCCGCCGAGCAGCTGCCCGAAGATCAGCTCTTCGAGCACATGGTCGCGCTCGGGCGCCGGCAGCGAGTTGCCACCAATCGTCTCAACCACCTCAGAGGAGAAGGCCAGTGA
- a CDS encoding metal ABC transporter solute-binding protein, Zn/Mn family — protein sequence MSWSRSFRVTTVAAGLSVAAALTLTACGSDQETDTAAGPVTVVASTNVWGSVAQAVAGNRAEVTSIITEPSSDPHSFEASPADAATISDASLVVYNGGGYDQFVDDILGSGNGNSDQRTVNAVDILEGGGQDRHESAAAPTGESPEGHEHGEINEHVWYDVAVVEATAHAIADQLGELDPDNAGAYRANADAFSGQLAQITAVTDSIAATHRDAPVAVTEPIAHYLLEEAALRDVTPEGFTSAIENGNDPAAADVAAVRQLFADKQVKALVYNVQTQDNVTEDVRATAEADGIPVVEVTETLPEGLDYLQWQTDTAKALAAALDRG from the coding sequence GTGTCTTGGTCCCGATCGTTCCGTGTCACCACTGTGGCCGCAGGCCTGTCCGTTGCCGCGGCCCTGACCCTCACCGCGTGTGGGTCCGACCAGGAGACCGACACGGCCGCCGGCCCGGTGACTGTGGTGGCCTCGACCAATGTGTGGGGCAGCGTCGCCCAGGCCGTCGCCGGGAACAGGGCCGAGGTCACCTCGATCATCACCGAGCCGTCCTCGGATCCGCACTCGTTCGAGGCGAGCCCGGCCGATGCCGCGACGATCTCCGACGCGTCCCTGGTCGTCTACAACGGCGGTGGGTACGACCAGTTCGTCGACGACATCCTGGGCAGCGGCAACGGAAACAGTGATCAGCGCACCGTCAACGCCGTCGACATTCTCGAAGGCGGAGGACAGGACCGGCACGAGAGCGCGGCGGCTCCCACCGGCGAGTCACCCGAGGGGCACGAGCACGGCGAGATCAACGAGCACGTCTGGTACGACGTCGCGGTGGTCGAGGCGACCGCGCATGCCATCGCGGACCAGTTGGGCGAACTCGATCCCGACAATGCCGGCGCGTATCGGGCCAACGCGGACGCCTTCTCCGGTCAGCTCGCGCAGATCACGGCGGTGACCGACTCGATCGCCGCGACCCATCGGGACGCCCCTGTCGCGGTGACCGAGCCGATCGCCCATTATCTCCTCGAGGAGGCCGCCCTGCGGGATGTCACTCCGGAAGGGTTCACCAGCGCCATCGAGAACGGCAACGACCCGGCGGCCGCCGACGTCGCCGCCGTCCGGCAACTGTTCGCGGACAAGCAGGTCAAGGCCCTGGTCTACAACGTGCAGACCCAGGACAACGTCACCGAGGACGTGCGGGCGACGGCCGAGGCGGACGGGATTCCCGTCGTCGAGGTCACCGAAACCCTGCCCGAGGGCCTCGACTACCTGCAGTGGCAGACCGACACCGCGAAGGCGCTGGCCGCAGCGCTCGATAGGGGTTGA